CGTTCAAACGGTATATGGGTAAAAGCCGTATCATGATGATTGGAATGAACACCTACATATATACCTGTGACCGGTTCCAGATCCGGAGCTGATAATACTTTTCCTCCAATCGATAAGGTATCAAGCCGGTCGCCGGTAGAAAAAGAATAGACAAAATTCTCTAACGGGTTACCTTCGTTATTATCCACAATTGCATCGGTAAAATCGATGGTGTAAGTAGTATTGGGCAACAGTGTGTCTTTGATTTCAACAATAGCATTTCTCCCTGCCGAACGGATTACCGGCATATTCTTCTGTGGAGGAGTAATAATTACTTTCTCACTGGGTTTCTCGATTTTAATATTTTCATCGAACTCAATCACTATCCTCGTCGGGGTAGCATTCAATGAGTTAAAGGCAGGGGTGGCTTTTTTCACCACCGGCGGGTCCACGTCATAAGCCCCTCCGGTAGGTGCGGCCATATTCGCACAGGAATGATACAAGACGGCAATCAGCGTCATGAAAAAAGACCAGGAGAGGAATGTGAAGATTTTACGCACCATTAGTTCATTAAATTAGACACAAATGTACAATGTTTTATGCAGTCTCATACATTTTTTTCATTTTTTACCACATTGTCATTGGAGATGGGACAGTAGGACCGGGGTTCTCCTCAGTCCAGCTATAAAAAAGTTTGGAATTTTAGATAATTGGTTGTAACTTCGAATTTTAAACCTGACTGCTATGCCTTGTAAAGAAGAACTGTTACATTATATATGGAAGTTCAGGCTTTATCCCCCCGATTCGCTCGAAACGATGGATGGGCGAAGGGTAGAGGTGATTGATCCTGGAATACACAATCTGCATGCAGGGCCCGATTTCTTTAATGCCAAGGTGAAAATCGGTGATGAGCTCTGGGCCGGAGATATAGAGATCCATCGCTCTTCCGATGAATGGGAGCGGCATGGGCATCATACCGACAAGACCTACAATTCTGTGATCCTGCACCTGTCGGAGCGTCTGAACAGGATAATAAAAAATGAGAAAGGGCAACAAATACCACAGTGCAAGCTGTCTGTCCCCGATGAGATACGAAAAAATGCTGACTATCTTATTTATAGCCATAGCGCTGTTCCATGCAAGGATCATCTTTCTTCACTTCCGGAGGTGTTGATCCGCTCATTCCTTGGCCGGTTGGCAATTGAGCGGTTGGAAAGAAAAACCAACGATATCTTTACTCATCTGGATCGTTTTCATCAATCGTGGGATGAGGTGTTCTATGTATTGCTTACGCGTAATTTCGGATTCGGACTGAATAGCGATACATTTGAACGACTCGCACTTTCGTTACCATTCAAATGTATCCGGCGGCACGGCGACAGCCTGTTTCAGGTGGAGGCGTTGTTGTTCGGACAGGCCGGGTTATTGGAGGAGTCCGGATACCGGGAAGGTAAGAGTGGCTATTTCCTGCAGTTGCAGAATGAATACCGTTTCCTGAGAAGTAAATATTCATTGACACCCCTGGAGGGTTACCTGTTCAAAAGAATGAGAGTCCGCCCACATTCATTCCCTGAAATACGTATCGCACAACTGGCGGCTTTACTGCAGTCGTCAGGCAGGCTGTTCTCTTTGGTCCTTGAGCAAAAGGAGACCGATGACTGGATGTCACTGTTCCGGGCATCCCCTTCCCTATATTGGCATACCCATTATTCTTTCGGAAAACAGTCTCCCGAGTCAGATAGACAATTGGGCAATACATCGAGGCAGATTCTGTTGATTAACACTGTGGTACCTATATTATTCGCTTACGGTAAAAAAATGTCCACAGAGAGCTATTGCGACAGAGCTATTCATCTTTTAGAGTCATTAGGGCCGGAGAGAAACGTGATCATATCCGAATTCTCTGACGCGGGAGTGATTCCTCGAAACTCATTTGAGACGCAAGCCCTTATACAACTGCGAAGGGTCT
This window of the Proteiniphilum saccharofermentans genome carries:
- a CDS encoding DUF2851 family protein produces the protein MPCKEELLHYIWKFRLYPPDSLETMDGRRVEVIDPGIHNLHAGPDFFNAKVKIGDELWAGDIEIHRSSDEWERHGHHTDKTYNSVILHLSERLNRIIKNEKGQQIPQCKLSVPDEIRKNADYLIYSHSAVPCKDHLSSLPEVLIRSFLGRLAIERLERKTNDIFTHLDRFHQSWDEVFYVLLTRNFGFGLNSDTFERLALSLPFKCIRRHGDSLFQVEALLFGQAGLLEESGYREGKSGYFLQLQNEYRFLRSKYSLTPLEGYLFKRMRVRPHSFPEIRIAQLAALLQSSGRLFSLVLEQKETDDWMSLFRASPSLYWHTHYSFGKQSPESDRQLGNTSRQILLINTVVPILFAYGKKMSTESYCDRAIHLLESLGPERNVIISEFSDAGVIPRNSFETQALIQLRRVYCDTRKCLFCRIGHQLLSRN